One stretch of Riemerella columbina DNA includes these proteins:
- a CDS encoding TIGR02117 family protein: MKSIFRFLLKALGVLLGIVGIYILLSLLLPLIPVAPEKTAEPKPISIYILTNGVHTDLVVPTQTPIIDWSQYIPYENTIAQQKNMPYLGIGWGDKGFYLDTPEWSDLKFSTAFSATFGLGGSAMHCTYYPTMTPSKDCVQIRLTNAQYQRLVHYIQNQFKTDASERYIPIKTDAVYGKDDAFYEAKGRYNFTQTCNTWANNGLKACGQTAALWTPTDFGIFRHYRE, encoded by the coding sequence ATGAAAAGCATTTTTCGTTTTCTCCTCAAAGCTTTAGGTGTCTTGCTCGGTATAGTGGGCATTTACATTTTGCTGAGCTTATTACTGCCGTTGATTCCTGTTGCGCCAGAAAAAACTGCAGAACCTAAGCCGATTTCAATTTATATTCTGACCAACGGCGTACATACCGATTTGGTGGTGCCTACCCAAACGCCCATCATTGATTGGAGCCAATATATTCCTTATGAAAATACCATTGCTCAGCAAAAAAATATGCCTTATTTAGGTATCGGCTGGGGCGATAAAGGTTTTTATTTAGACACGCCAGAATGGTCAGATTTAAAGTTTTCCACCGCGTTTAGCGCCACTTTTGGGTTGGGAGGCTCCGCGATGCACTGCACTTATTATCCCACGATGACGCCCAGCAAAGATTGTGTACAAATCCGCTTGACCAATGCACAATATCAGCGTTTGGTTCATTATATTCAAAATCAATTTAAAACCGATGCTTCTGAGCGCTATATTCCCATTAAAACCGATGCCGTTTATGGCAAAGATGATGCGTTCTATGAAGCTAAAGGGCGATACAACTTCACGCAAACTTGCAATACTTGGGCAAACAATGGGCTGAAAGCCTGCGGACAAACAGCGGCGCTATGGACACCTACAGATTTCGGGATTTTTAGGCATTACCGAGAATAA
- the queG gene encoding tRNA epoxyqueuosine(34) reductase QueG, producing the protein MNLREQHTQLIKTKAKAMGFQNCGISKAEFLESEARPLEEWLAKGYHGQMSYMENYFDKRLDPRLLVEGARSVISLSYNYFPEEELPTLDNYKISKYAYGKDYHDVIKAILKDLVEELQQEIGAFGCRVFVDSAPVLERAWARKSGIGWVGKNANLITKKSGSFFFLSEIICDLDLEPDHPTTDHCGKCTRCIDACPTNAIVSDRIIDGSKCISYATIELRDSLPHSFQDKMEDWMFGCDICQDVCPWNRFSKPHQQPLFKPNDYLMTYQKKDWEELTQELFSEIFRKSPVKRTKFAGLQRNIQFLSEEVAEKIVF; encoded by the coding sequence ATGAATCTCAGAGAGCAACATACGCAACTGATAAAAACCAAAGCCAAAGCAATGGGGTTCCAGAATTGTGGCATTTCTAAAGCCGAATTTTTGGAGTCCGAGGCTCGCCCTTTGGAAGAATGGCTGGCGAAAGGCTACCACGGGCAGATGAGCTATATGGAGAATTATTTTGATAAACGCTTAGACCCTCGGCTGTTGGTGGAAGGCGCCCGCTCTGTGATTTCGTTATCTTACAATTATTTCCCAGAGGAAGAGCTTCCGACTTTGGACAACTATAAAATCTCCAAATACGCCTATGGCAAGGACTACCACGATGTGATTAAAGCTATATTAAAAGACTTGGTGGAAGAGCTACAGCAAGAAATTGGAGCGTTTGGATGTCGTGTTTTTGTAGATTCTGCTCCTGTTTTGGAGCGCGCGTGGGCGAGGAAATCGGGCATCGGTTGGGTTGGAAAAAATGCCAATCTCATCACCAAAAAAAGTGGCTCTTTCTTTTTCCTTTCCGAAATTATCTGTGATTTAGACTTAGAACCCGACCACCCCACCACCGATCATTGCGGCAAATGCACCCGATGCATAGATGCCTGCCCCACCAACGCTATCGTTTCCGATAGAATTATTGATGGCAGCAAATGCATTTCCTACGCCACGATAGAACTTCGGGATAGCCTACCCCATTCGTTTCAAGATAAAATGGAAGATTGGATGTTTGGCTGTGATATTTGTCAAGATGTATGCCCTTGGAACCGCTTTTCTAAGCCACACCAGCAACCACTTTTTAAACCCAATGATTACCTGATGACTTACCAGAAAAAAGATTGGGAAGAGCTTACACAAGAGTTGTTTTCGGAGATTTTTAGAAAATCACCTGTCAAGCGGACTAAATTTGCAGGGCTCCAGCGGAATATTCAATTTCTAAGTGAAGAAGTTGCCGAAAAAATAGTATTTTAG
- a CDS encoding Gfo/Idh/MocA family protein has product MIKAGLVGAGHLGKIHLKLLQQSERYDLVGFYDADVENGKKIAEELGCTFYEDFDVLLSKIEMLDIVTPTLFHYDYAKKAILNGKHFFIEKPITQTLAQAEDIIRLCREKNIKAQVGHVERYNPAFIATKSFIKNPMFIEIHRLAEFNPRGTDVSVVLDLMIHDLDILLSLVKSKVKNIHASGVCVVSKTPDIANARIEFENGCVANLTTSRISMKAMRKSRFFQKDAYISVDFLEKKAEVIRLKEAPEHPSDFDMIIENAEGEKSQIIFEYPNIQPNNAILDELNSFATAIAEDKNVEVSLEDGTEALKVALEIMEKIGA; this is encoded by the coding sequence ATGATTAAAGCTGGCTTGGTAGGTGCAGGGCATCTCGGAAAAATACACCTTAAATTATTACAACAATCGGAACGCTATGATTTGGTCGGTTTCTACGATGCCGATGTGGAAAATGGCAAGAAAATAGCCGAAGAATTAGGTTGTACTTTTTATGAAGATTTTGATGTTTTATTATCAAAAATTGAAATGTTAGACATTGTTACGCCTACGCTTTTTCATTATGACTATGCTAAAAAAGCCATTTTAAACGGCAAACATTTCTTTATTGAAAAGCCAATCACGCAGACTTTGGCGCAAGCGGAAGACATTATCCGCCTGTGTAGGGAGAAAAATATTAAAGCCCAAGTGGGGCATGTGGAGCGCTACAACCCTGCATTTATCGCCACAAAATCGTTCATCAAGAATCCTATGTTTATAGAAATCCATCGTTTGGCGGAGTTTAACCCGCGTGGCACCGATGTTTCTGTGGTTTTAGATTTGATGATTCACGATTTGGATATTTTGCTGAGTTTGGTCAAATCCAAAGTGAAAAATATCCACGCTTCGGGGGTTTGTGTGGTCTCTAAAACGCCTGATATTGCCAATGCCAGAATAGAATTTGAAAATGGTTGTGTGGCCAATTTGACCACCTCACGGATTTCAATGAAAGCGATGCGCAAGAGCCGTTTTTTCCAAAAAGATGCCTATATTTCCGTAGATTTTTTAGAGAAAAAAGCCGAAGTAATTAGACTAAAAGAAGCACCAGAGCACCCTTCTGATTTTGATATGATTATTGAAAATGCAGAGGGCGAAAAATCTCAAATCATCTTTGAATATCCTAATATACAGCCTAATAACGCTATTTTAGATGAACTTAATTCATTCGCCACTGCCATTGCAGAAGACAAAAATGTGGAAGTTTCGTTAGAAGATGGCACGGAGGCGCTCAAAGTGGCGTTAGAGATTATGGAAAAAATCGGCGCCTAA